GCGGTCCAGACGCTCATCCTGATTCCGTTCGCGCCCGAGCGCGGCGGCGTGAGCGAGACGGTGCAGTTGCTCGCCTATTCTGCGGCCCCCTGCGTGTTCGCGGGACTTCCGATACCCGAACTCCGGGTCGCCTGTACGGCGTACGGTGCGTTTTTGCTCATCCTCGGCGTTCACCGCGTCCACCGCGTCTCGATGCCGCGTGCGGCCGTCCTCGGTGCGATTCCCGCGGCCATCATCTTCGGCTTCGGGTTCCGCGGTTTCGCGGCGCTCGAAACGGTGCTCCTCGGTATCGTTTAGACCCCGCGCCCACAAGGGGCGGGCATGCTCACGCTCAGCCTCTCTGAGTTCATGGTCGAGTTGAAAGACGGCGCGCTCAAGAACGTCGGGCCGGCGAACAAGTCCGCGACGGCGAAGTTGTTCGACGTGACCGAGGCGGAAGTACGGGAGTTTGGCGACAAACGCGTCAAACTCGTGTTCCACGACGAGGAGGGAAACGAGGTGCAGGTCGCCCTGTTCCCCGAGGACGCCCGAAACATCCGTGAGGGACTCCAGTCGCTCGAAGCAGACAGTCCGGTGTTCGAGTAGTTTGCTGACAGCAGGAATCCGATAACCGTTTTAGGCCGGGACCGTTTTTACCGGCTAATGGATAAGTGTATCATCTGTGGGGCCGATGCTAACGGCCCAATTTGCGACGTCCACCAGGAGGACGTCGTCTTCGAGTTCACTGGTAACCGACCCGGACAACTGAAACCCGGCCGCTTCTACAAAGGCTCGGTCGACGGCTTCGCCGAGTTCGGTGTGTTCATCGACATCGGCGACCACGTCACTGGTCTGCTGCACAAGAGCGAACTGGACCGGCGCCTCGACTCCCTCGACTGGGACACCGACGACGCCGTCTACGTGCAGGTCAAGAAGGTTCACAACAACGGCAACATCGACCTCGCGTGGTCCATCCGGCAGGCGGACAACGAGTTCCGCGGCAAACTCATTCAGACGCCAAGCGGCGACGAACTCCCCGAGAACTCGCCGAAGAAAGAAAAGCGCGCCGTCGTCCGACAGACGCTTTCTGACAAGCAGAAAGCCAAACAGGAAAAGGACGAGGCACGCCGCAAGCAAAAGCAGGCAGAACAGCAAACGGAACGACAGTCTGAACAGCAAGCAGACCAGCAAACCGAAACCGAGACCGAGCGCGAAACGCCAGACGAGACGCCCGCGACGCCGGCAGAATCCGACGAAGACGACGGCGTCACCTACGAGCGCGTCGAAATCGGCACCCTCTCTGACCACGTCGGCCAGAAAGCCCGCCTCGAAGGCACCGTGACCGGTGTCCGACAGACGAGCGGCCCGACCGTGTTCACCGTCCGCGACGAGACTGGCACCGTCGATGCGGCCGCGTTCGTTGAAGCAGGCGTCCGCGCCTACCCCGAAGTCGAAGTCGGCGACATCGTCGGCCTGAACGGAGAAGTCGAGATGCGCCGCGACGAACTCCAGGTCGAAACCGAAGACCTCGACATCCTCGAAGGTGGCGAGCGCGACGCCGTCGAAGGCCGACTCAAGAACGCTCTCGACGCCCGTGCCCGTCCCGAAGCGGCCGAACCGCTCGCAGAAGACGAAATCGTCTCCGCCCTCTCCGAAGAAATCCGAGACGTCGCGACGGCCATCCGCCGCGCAGTCATCGAGGGTCGCCCAGTCATCGTCCGCCACAGCGCGACGGTAGACGGCTACCTCACCGGGGCCGCAATCGAGCGTGCGACGCTGCCTCTCATCCGCGAGGAACACGCCCGCGAAGACGCGGTTTACCACTACTTCGACCGCCGCCCGCTCCAGGACGGCGTCTACGGCATGGACGACGCAACCGGCGACGTCACCAACATGCTCTCAAACCGCGACCGCCACGACGAGCAGTTCCCACTGTTCGTGCTCGCCGCCGCTGGCTCCACGAAGGAGTCCTTAGACGGCCTCGAACTGCTCGACATCTACGGCGCGCCGAAGGTCGTCATCGACGCGGCCGTCGCAGACGAGGAGATTGCAGCCGTGGTTGACACCATCGTCAACCCGAACCTCGCAGACGAGTCCTTCGACGCGAACGTCACGAGCACCGTTCTCGGCGCGAACGTCGCCGCGAACGTCAACAACGGCGTCCGCGACGATCTCGCACACCTTCCCGCGGTTAGCTTCTGGGAGAACGCCCCGGCACAGTACGTCGACCTCGCCGCCGAGGCTGGCTACGACGAAGCAGCCACGCGCGAACTCCGTGAAGCAATCGCGCTCGAAGCCTACTACCAGTCCTACGAGGACAAACGCGAGGTCATCACCGACCTCCTGTTCGGCGAAGTCGGCGGCCTCGCGAGCCACATCGCCCAGCAGTTCCGCACGAAACTCGACGACGAACTCGAAACCGCAGAGGCCAACTTAGATTACGTGGACGAAGGCGGCGTCAACTTCGCCGTCCTCGACACCGACGCTTACACGAACCGGTTCGACTTCCCGCCGACGGAACTCCTCTTAGACGAGGTCCACCGTCGCAACCGCGAGGGCGAACCGTTCGTGACCATCGGCCTCGCAGACGACGAGATTCACATCCGCTCGACCACGGCTGTTGACGTCCGCGAAATCGCCGAAGCCGCCCGCCTCCGCGTCCCGAACGCGGGTGTCACGCCGCGCAGCGCACACGACGGAAAACTCGAATTCCTCGTCGGCGAACGCGACGCCGTTCTCGACGCCGTCATCGCGACGGTTGCAGAAAAGCTCGCGTAATCGGACCTTCTCTCCGTTCTCACCACCCGTGAGTGACTACGTTGCGTCGAGGTCGAAACGCACGATTGGACGGGTCTTCTTGCGCCGGGCGACTTCGACGAACCCCGCCTCCGCGAACGCGCTCGCAAAGCCGTACCACGCCGAGGTGGGTGAAACGCGCTCGCCCTGCGGGTCCACTGGGTAGCCTTCGAGCACGGAGCCACCCTGCTCGCGGACGTACTCTTTTGCGGCTTCGAGGAGGGCGACGGTGAGTCCCCTCCCACGCGCGGCGCGGTCGACGTAGAAGCATACGATGGACCAGACGAGCGTGTCGTCTATGGGCTTCATGACGGGCGAACGGGCGAGTCTGCCAAATGTCTCGCGTGGGGCGACCGAGCACCAGCCCGCCGGTTCCCCATCGAGAAATGCGAGGATACCCGGTCTTCCGTCGTCGTGGATGATGTCGTGCATCTGCTGGCGGTTTGCCGCGCCGCGGTTCGCGTTGTACTCCGCTTGTGTCTGTCGGTTCCACATACACCAGCAGCCGTCACAGGCCCCGCTCTCGCCGAACAGGGTCTCGAAGTCCTCCCAGCGGTCGGGCGTGACGACGTGGAATTCGAGGACTTCGGGCGGATTTACGGTGGGACGCGCCATGGTGCCACTACAGCGGGTGGCCACAAATACGTGTGCCAACTGGGGCCACGGACCCCGAACCGACGGTTTTCGAGCGACAATCTTATTCGCAACACGCCACGACCTACCCATAGCAACAGCTGATGCGAACTGACACGCAAGACCCGACGGAGACCGAGGCGTTCGAGCAGGCCTGTGCTGAGCTCGTAGACCGGATTCTCGCCGGCGACATCACGAGCGACAATTTGGAGAAAGAGAAACTGAACGT
This sequence is a window from Haladaptatus sp. QDMS2. Protein-coding genes within it:
- a CDS encoding DHH family phosphoesterase; translation: MDKCIICGADANGPICDVHQEDVVFEFTGNRPGQLKPGRFYKGSVDGFAEFGVFIDIGDHVTGLLHKSELDRRLDSLDWDTDDAVYVQVKKVHNNGNIDLAWSIRQADNEFRGKLIQTPSGDELPENSPKKEKRAVVRQTLSDKQKAKQEKDEARRKQKQAEQQTERQSEQQADQQTETETERETPDETPATPAESDEDDGVTYERVEIGTLSDHVGQKARLEGTVTGVRQTSGPTVFTVRDETGTVDAAAFVEAGVRAYPEVEVGDIVGLNGEVEMRRDELQVETEDLDILEGGERDAVEGRLKNALDARARPEAAEPLAEDEIVSALSEEIRDVATAIRRAVIEGRPVIVRHSATVDGYLTGAAIERATLPLIREEHAREDAVYHYFDRRPLQDGVYGMDDATGDVTNMLSNRDRHDEQFPLFVLAAAGSTKESLDGLELLDIYGAPKVVIDAAVADEEIAAVVDTIVNPNLADESFDANVTSTVLGANVAANVNNGVRDDLAHLPAVSFWENAPAQYVDLAAEAGYDEAATRELREAIALEAYYQSYEDKREVITDLLFGEVGGLASHIAQQFRTKLDDELETAEANLDYVDEGGVNFAVLDTDAYTNRFDFPPTELLLDEVHRRNREGEPFVTIGLADDEIHIRSTTAVDVREIAEAARLRVPNAGVTPRSAHDGKLEFLVGERDAVLDAVIATVAEKLA
- a CDS encoding YIP1 family protein — protein: MTQWVENPTGGRDRGPVALAQAWVEVLVRPRRFFRAAVAPGDQAPGLVFAALVVSVEEATRFLLVENAYPVLGGQPALSFVFALALAALLVAPAALHLTAAVQTLILIPFAPERGGVSETVQLLAYSAAPCVFAGLPIPELRVACTAYGAFLLILGVHRVHRVSMPRAAVLGAIPAAIIFGFGFRGFAALETVLLGIV
- a CDS encoding GNAT family N-acetyltransferase, producing MARPTVNPPEVLEFHVVTPDRWEDFETLFGESGACDGCWCMWNRQTQAEYNANRGAANRQQMHDIIHDDGRPGILAFLDGEPAGWCSVAPRETFGRLARSPVMKPIDDTLVWSIVCFYVDRAARGRGLTVALLEAAKEYVREQGGSVLEGYPVDPQGERVSPTSAWYGFASAFAEAGFVEVARRKKTRPIVRFDLDAT